AACTAGCTGTCTGGCTAGCACGTATGCTACAGACGAAAGCTAGTAACCTAGTGTCCTGTGAATCAACTAAGCGTGCTAACACCAGTTAGCTGAATAAATCAAACATGCATGGTGATAGACTAATGGTATACGAGGGGCCAAACCATGACTCCTCTTGAATCAAAGACAACACTTACATTTCATCAAATATTACACCACACAACGGGATGTGAGGCGCATTCCTAACCGGTCACCACAAGCGGACTCTGGGGACATATACAATCTaataatatactatatttaaaaaaagatttggttATTAGGTTAAACTATGTTAAGTGTTGTCTATCTATAAGCCAGCCATTTGCAATCATAGCCAATATTTCCCTTTTCAACGTTTTATAGCacaagtagttttgttgcccTGGAGCCCGGCTATGTCAATGCGTCACGGTGCAAAATCCCTTCTTATAAAGTACTGTACACCGCTGAGcgatattttaacttttaaatatcataaaattatgtaaaaagcGTCGGGATAAAACAGAACATTCAGAAAATTGAAAGTTTTCTATTAACACAGCACAATGAAATGCGCGCCAAAATTCACTGAGATGCTTTGtgaatcagccaatcagattgcATTCTGAGGTGAGGGGAGAGGTGCACCTTCGAAAACAGGACTTCTCTTTGATAGTGGATTATTTGATTTCTGTGGATATTTCACAAAGGTCACACAGAAGATACGGCGTACTACAGAAGAGGACTTGGATATGGAACTAGACTCATCAGAGAGCAACAGTGAGGACACTGAATATGATACggaaagagaagaaatgttttCTACTGGTAGTACAGAGGATGCTTTAGATCTGTAAGTATATAGAATGGTCTTTTACTTATTATATCAATGTTTGCCTTCTTCTTATCAAATTGCCCCCCAGGGACCATTAAACTGTATTGAATTGAATAAGCTTACTCTGCGGCCAGTAAAATCAAATAAGTTAAAGAAGCTGTCTTGTATTCATGACTTTATTTGATAGGTGACATAATTTCCATACTTATCACAATTTGAGCAGGTGAACAATGATACAAACATACTATTGTAGTTGCACCAGTCTCGgaatgaaattatttatttgtatttaccCCTGAGTCCCATTAGTTAGATTTTCtctttatgtatatatatttactatGACGTCATATATGAAATTgcttttgtgcatgtaatattTAACTAATAACAGTGTTTACCATGCTAAAGATATTGCTTTGTATTTAGATTACCCTTTTGATTGAGATAATAAATTGTGAATGACGATCGGGATAATTTGCTAACAGCTGTGCATTACGTTGTGTTTTGTAGATCAAATGAAGAGAGTGATTCGGATTGGGAGCCCGGCACTAAAGAAGCCAAGCAGCCAGCCCCCTTCCCTGCTGAACCCAGTAGGCAGAAGCGGCGACGCTCCTCTTCCTCAGCCAGTAGCCCCGCCTCCAGTGACTTGGATATGGAACTAACCTCACCAGAGACGGGCAGTGGGGACAGTGAATATGATTCGGAAACGGAAGAAATATTAGCCAACGGCTGTGTCGTTTTAGATGGGTGAGTATTTAGAGtgatcttttactttttattgtgaTTTGTTAAGCCATGTTGTCCGTCTCCCCAGCATAAATAAAGGGTTACACTTGAAGGTATCAACATAAGAGTGACACAACACTGTcacaaacacatgacactgGGAATGGAAcaaagtactgtactttaccTAAGTAGAATCAATAGTCCATACTTTTCATTTTTCCTTTGTTACCTTTTGCAGCAGTTATCTATACTTTCTACTCCAGTACATTTCTACAACGTTCAgttatattttctttccaaatAAAGTGTTTGGCATTGTATTGAATTAAATCGGCTAGAGCTGAGACgttatggatttttttgttaCCACCGTTGAAAAGCAAGTAATTCCTGCGGTAGTGCGCTCTACTGCAACCCCCTTACGAGAGTAGTGTAAGTTAGAGCGAGAATGGCAGGGTGCCGTAAGTGAGTGACGTCAGTGCCTAAGGGTACAAACGAAGGGAAATGTCTCcgtttgtcaaaataaccatgtacgtgTAAACAGGGTCCCAGTTCACCCATCAAGGACATAAACTTTGAGGCTGCATGCATTGTTGTGGACACATGCAACCACTTTCCTGGAGCTGCTTGTGTGCCGCTGCTGTCCAGACACCGCTTATGTCCGAGGTGAACCGGTCTCCATTGCATCCGCCCCGTGAGGTTGTCCGTTGTGAGCCTGCCTAGCGTACTCTTTTTAGGGAAGAAGGATGGCAGATTTAACCCGCCAGTCCTCATCCATGAGATAGAGAACCTTTTATCGTCTATTATTATGCACTTGTGTAATACAAGTGCATAATGAAACTTCATCTGtcccttttttgtgtgtaataatTCACTGtataaaatgattttattttgtattgattACATTACACTTTTGAGATAAGACATTTTGAACGACCGATTGGGGATATTTTGCTAACAACTGTgcatttcactgttttttgtaGCTCATATGAAGATAGTGGTTCGGATGGGGAGCCCGACACTCGACCGGACGAGCACCCAACTCCCTCCCCCGCTGACCCTTTAACTACCCCCAGTGGATTGGTGGAGGCTGCTTCCAGCACACCCACCGCTGGACAGTCAGCTTCCCATGCTGCCAGAGGTGCTTGGGGTAGAAGAGGAGCCTCTGGTTCTCCCCCTGTCCCCCACACAGCAGACCAGCAGTGGCATTCCTTGGCTGACCCGGATGTTTTACCTGTTCCACTGGTCTTCATGCCAGTAAGACCACCTGGACCACAGCAGGGCACCAGAGTTGCTCAGAGTCCACTGCAAttctttcaactttttttttcagaggcTGTGCTCAAGACGTTATTGGCAAACACCAATGCATATGGTGCGAAGCAACATGACGGGAAAACAGAAGCTTGGCACGACATCACCATCAATGACATGTTCTCCTTCATTGCTGTAGTGATTTACATGGGCTTGTTAAGGTGTTCTGCGCTGGGTGACTACTGGAAAAGATCCCGACTCTTCTCTCTCCCATTCCCCTCCTCTGTCATTTCAGGAAAAAAATTCTTCATCATCTACAGGGCTCTGCACTTAAGTGACATCAAAGCTGATGAGGAGAATGATGCTAAGAAGGGGACGCCAGGATACGACCATCTTGGCAGCATAAAGCCCTTGTACACTGACATTGTCAAAGCATGCAAGTCCCACTTCCAACCCGATCAGCACATTTCAATTAATGAACGAACGATAGCATCACAGACGAGGCTATCTTTCAAGCAGCATGTAACATGGAACAAGCAGGGGTACAAGCTGCTTGTATTAGCTGATTCTAATTGTAGCTACATATGGAACTTTTTTGTGCATGAGGGCAAGTCTTCTGGCTCTGGGAAGAAACTGAGTTATAAGTCGGTGATGTCCCTCATGGACTTCAAATGTCTGGGCACAGGTTATCATCTCTATGTCGATAAATTCTACACCAGTTCTCAACTTTTCAAGAACCTGTTAAAAAAGGGGATTGGGGCATGTGGCATTCATGCAAAGAGAGTTGGGTTTCCTCACAAATTCCCCAGGTGTATTCCTCGGGGCACCCTACAGTGGATCAGGGACGAAGAAGTGCTTTTTGTGAAGTGGATGGACAAGCAAGAGGTCGTCGTGTGTTCTACCATCCACAAGGCCTACAATGGTGATCTGGTCAGGAGGAGAGTTTGGACAGCTGGGACATGGGTGCAGACTGGTGTCCCCATTCCAGTTGCTGTCAAAGACTATAAGCAGCACATGTGGAAGGTTTTCCGGTCTAAAGCTCACACTGGGTATTACAATCTCATCCACAAGACCAAGAAGTGGTACCAGACCTTTTTCTTCCACATCCTGGACATTGCTGTGGTGAATGCCCACATTCTTTATCAACAATGCTACAGGGATCCTACTATGAACCAGAAGGAATTCCGGCAGGCCCTTGTTGAGGAGCTTGCAGACCTCGGCTCTAAGTCAAAGTCTCGAGCTTTCAAGAAGAAATTCCCTTTCCCCTCCTACCAAACAGGTTCGCACAAGCTACACTACTTTGCAGAGGGACTCAATGTGCCTAGACGGGCTGCAAGCACCACTGGCAGAAGGAACTGTGTGCTCTGCCAACAGAAAACACCAGTCGGCTGTGGGTCGTGTAATGTGCCCTTGTGCTTTGAGGTACAGAGGGACTGTTTCAATATCTGGCACACACAGAATGGACTGTAAACAGTCCCCTGATCAGAACACTAGGCCTGCCTTGGGTCTgtaataaagtgtgtgtgtgtgtgtgttttgtgtatatatagtataggcGGTGATGTTGATACAGTGAGTCCCcaataaaactgtttttattgacaaattGTCTCATGTGATATGTTATAATTATGTTCAACTTGTGTTATGTGGTTATACAGTGAGGGTagataagtatttgaccccctctcaGTCAGAAAGATGTCTGGttcccaggtgtcttttatgCAGGTTAAAACTTTTAAAGCGTGTTaactgtataaaagacacctgtccacagaagcaatTAATCATATTCTaaactctccaccatggccaagaccaaagaactctccaaggatgtcagggacaagattgtagacttacacaagtctggaatgggctagACCATTGCCAAACAGCTTGGTGAGAACAACTTCACTGCATCAAGGGCCGGTGGACGGGGCCATGTACTGTCACAGCTTGGGTGAGAtcctccttccctcagccaggACATTGATTACGGGTCGTGGAAgggtattccagcatgacaatgacccaaaacgcacggccaaggcaacaaaagagtggctcaagaagaagcacattaaggtcctggagttgcctagccagtctccagaccttaataACCAGGTTGGAGTTGCCAAACGTCAGCCTAGAAACCTTAAGGACTTGGAGAAGATCAGCAAAGAGGAGggggacaaaatccctcctgagatgtTTGCCAACCTGACggccaactacaagaaacgtcTAACTCTGCGATTGCCAACAAGTACTAAGTCCCGTTTTGCAGAAGGGTCAAATAcgtatttccctcattaaaatgaaaatcaaattaTAACATTTGACATGCGTTTTTTGGATTTTACTGTTGAAAttaatctaccattaaaattaaagACTGATagcatttctttgtcagtgggcaaatacttttttcccctcactacACTTTGGTTATATTCAATCAGCGGCCATGTGAGTTTATTTACTAATACCAAGTTTGTTCTTTATCAATACTCTAAGTGGTTCTTTTGAATTTCTAAAGaatggttttctttcttttaattatttaaaaaaaaaaatgtttagaacAGGGTTAGCATTTATTTaggatttatttatattttaaatataactaAATATTTCTAGAGCAGCAACAGCAAAGTAACTGAATAAACTTAATTGACTAGAAATGAATCTAAAAGATCAGTCATTGGTGGATATTCCCAGGTTAAGAGCACCAAACCACAATTGTCACTTTTCTTCTTATGATTAACTATTGCCAACGCCTAAACCAATGGGGGATAATTTACCAAAGcataaaatgtacttatttattttgttacagggGGGACGAGGAGGCCGTGGAGGAAAACAACCTTCTGACaggtgagactgtgtgtgtgtgtgtttttcttcttacgGTAACTCTACTAAATTATGTTACACATATTTCTTTAAGATATTCACCTCTTTATCTCTGATATTCAAAGAAGTGAGTGAGTGTCCTTGGAAACACCGAGCTCTTTTTCATGATGTAGCCCATCCCCGGATAAGCCTGATGCTTGTTCActcaaaagaaatgtgaatCAATTTGCACTGTGGCCATCACCAGACGTTCTTGTGAAACCGAAAGATACACCCAGAAAAACAAGGCTTGGTTGGTTGGCGGCTCATATCTGACGTATCTGTGCTCACGACGTAACTTGTGATGTTTCTCTTGTCTGACACACGTAAACGCAGACCGCGTGTGAGATATTTTCACCATGTGTACAATACGTATCAATAGCAGGAAACCTGATCCAACCTGAACGCCACTTAAGGTTTGGATGTcattgtcttaaaaaaacagcaacaattcCCTTTAGAAATCCATTGTTGAAGAGGCACATGTATACATGTTCCACCCACAGAAGCTTTAATGTTCACTTTATGCATCTAGAGCCACACAGAGCCAAGACTTTCATTTCAGCGCAGACACAGAACAACGGCTAGTGGACCGCAAGGACATAGTCGCAATACTTGGCCAAAAGTGTTATGTATTGGATTAGAGTCGGACTCCTTCTTTTAATGGAACGGAATAAAATGCAGCACTCTGAGTAGAAGGCAGCTGTATTCAGCTTTAATTCTCAGAGGTAACAATGGATTTATGAAAAAGTAGCcaaaacataaaatagaaaCCTCAAAACCACCCCTGCAACCCAATCTACTCGTCTCTGTCCTTCCATGACCTCGGCATCTTCCAAAAAGTCATGTCTTTTcctaaataataaacaaataaaagcttCTACTTGTAGCTAGTGCAGTAAGCTGGTGTCTACTAACTAATAGCTATCTGTTAAaggaattgtaaaaaaataataccatGGGCAGGTTGTCTATATTTTTGAGGTTCTACTTCCAGGATTGCTTCGTTGGAGACGGAATTGTGTCTGTCAAGACAAAAAATATAAGTTTGTGAATATTTGCCATATGTGAGGAATAATTTTTTAGAGTAGGACGTAAATAAAACAGATACAGTAATGAAAGAAAACCCACTGAGTGGAAAGTGTTTCAGTAATGCCAGTCCTTCATCTTGTTCCTGCAGGCAGGCCGTGGGAGCCAAGAGCAGAGTGTACGACAGCAAAGGCCGCCTGCTGTCCAACAACAAGGACATGTGTGACTGTCTGGACGTGGACTGCATGGGCTGCTTCTACCCCTGCCCCGACTGCGGCTCGCGCAAGTGTGGCGTCGAGTGCCGCTGCGACAGGAAGTGGCTTTACGagcaggtggaggtggagggtggAGAGATCATCCGGAACAAGTTTGCTATTTAGTTAGCAACGACTCGTCAGGGGACTTCTAGGAATAAACACTTGCCCTCTCTCTGAATTCGGTTGCCAGTCAGGCCGCCGGAccaatttaaaactttttttttttttttttttatagattctTCAACAATGGTCACTGCTATTTATCTGCCTGTGTTGGATGTGCTTGTTGTTGCTCTTATAATCATTGGTCCAGTTAATGATTTATCCTGCCATTCTctgttaaacatttttcttaatgGCTGCACTGTAACATCTGCAGAGGTGGGAAT
The Etheostoma cragini isolate CJK2018 chromosome 1, CSU_Ecrag_1.0, whole genome shotgun sequence genome window above contains:
- the arl14ep gene encoding ARL14 effector protein isoform X1, encoding MPVICAATGCNNKFVKGSEIRFYRFPLSKPQLASKWVQSLGMKNFIPTANTCLCSEHFRTDCFRDYNGKQFLREDAVPTIFTQGQDSSKIELRKRGVVPKETNVANQMGTQAERDRAKEGASLRREKRGGLRVTQKIRRTTEEDLDMELDSSESNSEDTEYDTEREEMFSTGSTEDALDLSNEESDSDWEPGTKEAKQPAPFPAEPSRQKRRRSSSSASSPASSDLDMELTSPETGSGDSEYDSETEEILANGCVVLDGSYEDSGSDGEPDTRPDEHPTPSPADPLTTPSGLVEAASSTPTAGQSASHAARGAWGRRGASGSPPVPHTADQQWHSLADPDVLPVPLVFMPVRPPGPQQGTRVAQSPLQFFQLFFSEAVLKTLLANTNAYGAKQHDGKTEAWHDITINDMFSFIAVVIYMGLLRCSALGDYWKRSRLFSLPFPSSVISGKKFFIIYRALHLSDIKADEENDAKKGTPGYDHLGSIKPLYTDIVKACKSHFQPDQHISINERTIASQTRLSFKQHVTWNKQGYKLLVLADSNCSYIWNFFVHEGKSSGSGKKLSYKSVMSLMDFKCLGTGYHLYVDKFYTSSQLFKNLLKKGIGACGIHAKRVGFPHKFPRCIPRGTLQWIRDEEVLFVKWMDKQEVVVCSTIHKAYNGDLVRRRVWTAGTWVQTGVPIPVAVKDYKQHMWKVFRSKAHTGYYNLIHKTKKWYQTFFFHILDIAVVNAHILYQQCYRDPTMNQKEFRQALVEELADLGSKSKSRAFKKKFPFPSYQTGSHKLHYFAEGLNVPRRAASTTGRRNCVLCQQKTPVGCGSCNVPLCFEVQRDCFNIWHTQNGL